ACTCTTAAAAGTTCCTTCTTTGGTGGAATCTCACGAAAAAATGAATTGTGTGTACACATTTTACTGCCATGAGCTATCAAGACAGAGTTAAGCAGCTAACATGAATGACGAATGTAAACAACGCTCAGatctccattttcttttcttttctttttttgcgcATCGATGCAGAATCACAAAAAAGCAAACGCAATTCTCACATGAATCGATTTCACCCACTCCTACTATATATGTagtttatgtttgtgtattcTGTATGCGTTGTGTTCCTTCGTCTTATGCACTTTTTCCTCTTAGCTCTGCCAACAAGTGTCTGCTGAAGGTGGGGGCTTACAGCGCTCAGTTGGAGCAGTACCAGAAGGCCATTGAGATCTATgagcaggtgtgtttgtgtaattgCTGCACTTGTGTTGTTGTCCTTGCTGAATTGGTACTGACTTGGTGGCACTGACATTTTTAACACACTTCATATGAATTGGATTTGTCTAGGTTGGAGCCAACACCATGGACAACCCGTTGCTGAAATACAGCGCCAAAGAATACTTCTTCAAAGCCTCCCTCTGCCATTTCATTGTCGATGAGCTGAACGCTAAGGCAAGTTTATACCTCTGTGGCTCAGTCTCAGGAGTTGTGCGGTTGAATGTTAACACTCTGTGTCTCCACAGATTGCTGTTGAAAAGTATGAGGAGATGTTCCCGGCTTTTTCAGACTCTCGAGAATGCAAGCTGTTGAAGGTAGCTAGAACTTGGAGGAATTTGATAAAAGtcttactttttttcccccacaatcCATTCTGTTTCTGTGACTAACCtacattttttgtttgacaGAAACTTCTGGAGGCTCATGAGGAACAGAACAGCGAAGCTTTCACAGACGCAGTAAGTCATGTATACCCTAAGGAAGTCCTCAAGTTTCAAACTAGGCCTAGTTCAGATGTTTCATAACGACATCCTCCATTGGCATTGATCTGAGTACACTTGTTCTATCTAAAATTTTAAGTAAACTCATTCTTATTGGTGAGCACAGAAACCCCACTGCTTAGCCTCTTATAGTTTATGTGAATCCCTTGTTATGAAAACAATTCCAAAATCCAAATTTATGGATTGTGCCCTCCAGGACTTTCTGTGTGCTTGGAGCTGTTACAGCCTGATGCAGTGCGTCAATGCAATACTGATTTGTAAACACATACACCTGAGCCCCTAAAAAGGCTTTTCCACGTTCACCTAAAGTCAAAGAGGGCAGAGTACGAACAATGGGATTCATGTTCCAGAGGTTggcaaatatatatatcaaaatgaagacatgaaaaaacaaaatactggtGGCAAGAATTGCACCTccacaaacatttattttgtcatttccaaaTACATCAGAAAATACAGCAAAACATCAAAATAGTGATATGTTGTATGTAATATGCCACGTTAAAACAGAGTGGGCAAAGCTGTAGTGTAACTGTGACTGACTGCACAAGCTCATCTGTCCGTCTGCAGGTGAAGGAGTTTGACTCGATCTCCCGTCTGGACCAGTGGCACACCACCCTCCTGCTGCGCATCAAAAAGACCATCCAGGGTGATGAAGGGGATCTGAAGTGAGCAGAGCCATAGGGTGGAAATGCAGCATGGAGGGGCGAATCCATCACGGCATgctatcccacacacacacacccacccacccacccacccacccaccctgtCACTCACCTCGCCACATATTGTTTTTCGTGCACTACCCAGCCTAGGTTCGCCATCACACAGTATGTCCAAATTGTAACTGCTGCAATCCGTGGAGCGTCTCGAGAGGAGTGTCTGCTGTTGATTCTGAATGTTTTACTGCTCACTACTAGTCTGTCGGGGTTCTGCCCTTGCTTTCCTTGTAAGCATAACTGAACCTAGTTAGGATGCAAACCCTCTTGCCCTCACCTCTGTTTAGAGGATAGCTGCATTTCCCTTTTATGCTGAAATCTGACCCGAGGGATTTCTGAGTGGTGAAGCGTATTGAATCTGATGTTAGTATTGAGAACAAGCACTGCATGATTTGTACAGTTATCATTTGTTAGTCAAATGCAACTTGTTTTTTATGTAGTTTTCATTatatatttaaaacaaattaagtTTTTAGTTTGCTGTACATATGATTGTTTTATTCCAAGTTCAATCCATAGTGTGTATGGGTTTCAAGAATGTATTATCTTAATTTGTATTTGTTGGGGTTCCCACAGTAGGAGAATCA
This genomic stretch from Centroberyx gerrardi isolate f3 chromosome 18, fCenGer3.hap1.cur.20231027, whole genome shotgun sequence harbors:
- the napbb gene encoding N-ethylmaleimide-sensitive factor attachment protein, beta b isoform X2, with product MLSARPLVSTCSSRTSMTVPPVSSTQETLSRRLTQTGRFTIAAKHHISIAEIYESELVDIEKAIAHYEQAADYYKGEESNSSANKCLLKVGAYSAQLEQYQKAIEIYEQVGANTMDNPLLKYSAKEYFFKASLCHFIVDELNAKIAVEKYEEMFPAFSDSRECKLLKKLLEAHEEQNSEAFTDAVKEFDSISRLDQWHTTLLLRIKKTIQGDEGDLK